A section of the Drosophila sechellia strain sech25 chromosome 3L, ASM438219v1, whole genome shotgun sequence genome encodes:
- the LOC6606057 gene encoding AFG3-like protein 2 — translation MAFRLFGTAKTMVGMMRRNYTAGSLPGKGQRTHMGATGAGVYIMPTELSPLLRYVVKQIQLLCKKPPKGFEKYFEAGGKSSGQPKGSVGDKKPPAGSSKSASEKPSTSTPASVKPSRSQTDAKSDWNFGMFSNSSRGPAGKGGNSLGGRPLGENGGGGDRERWILLGAIGAVVLVGSFAFFEMGYKEISWKEFVNSYLSKGVVEKLEVVNKKWVRVRLQQNSNSGSGVLWFNIGSVDSFERNLEAAQTEQGTESINFVPVIYRNEVEAASLTGLLPTLLIIGFLVYMMRKSADMMGGGRGRKGGGLFGGVMQSTAKLTNPNEIGVGFKDVAGCEEAKIEIMEFVNFLKNPQQYIDLGAKIPKGAMLTGPPGTGKTLLAKATAGEANVPFITVSGSEFLEMFVGVGPSRVRDMFAMARKHAPCILFIDEIDAVGRKRGGKTFGGHSEQENTLNQLLVEMDGFNTTTNVVVLAATNRVDILDKALMRPGRFDRQIYVPAPDIKGRASIFKVHLGNLKTSLDKNELSRKMAALTPGFTGADIANVCNEAALIAARDSKDSIVLKHFEQAIERVIAGMEKKTNVLAPEEKRTVAHHEAGHAVAGWFLEHADPLLKVSIIPRGKGLGYAQYLPKDHYLLSKEQLFDRMCMTLGGRVAEELFFNRITTGAQDDLKKITDIAYSQVVRFGMNEKVGQVSFDVGQAGDPVFSKPYSEDTAQLIDNEVRSIIKCAHEATTSLLTKHKENVQKVAERLLQNEVLSRDDMIELLGPRPFKEKSTYEEFVEGTGSFEEDTTLPEGLKSWNKEKERTEPLDAGSTPTSPPTKPVTAQSS, via the exons ATGGCGTTCCGGCTGTTTGGCACGGCCAAAACGATGGTCGGAATGATGCGGCGCAACTACACGGCGGGTTCCTTGCCGGGAAAG GGACAACGCACACACATGGGAGCCACGGGCGCCGGTGTTTACATCATGCCCACGGAGCTGTCGCCTCTGCTGCGCTACGTGGTCAAACAGATCCAGCTGCTGTGCAAGAAGCCGCCGAAGGGATTCGAAAAGTATTTCGAAGCCGGCGGCAAGTCGTCTGGCCAACCGAAGGGATCCGTCGGCGATAAGAAGCCACCCGCAGGTTCCAGCAAATCCGCCTCGGAGAAGCCCAGTACATCGACACCCGCCTCGGTTAAACCCAGCCGATCCCAAACAGACGCGAAATCGGACTGGAACTTCGGCATGTTCAGCAACAGCTCGAGGGGGCCGGCAGGAAAAGGAGGCAACTCGCTGGGCGGACGACCTCTGGGCGAGAACGGTGGCGGCGGGGACAGGGAGCGGTGGATCCTTCTGGGTGCCATCGGAGCCGTCGTCCTGGTGGGTTCGTTCGCCTTCTTCGAGATGGGCTACAAGGAGATCTCGTGGAAGGAGTTCGTCAACAG CTACCTGTCAAAGGGCGTAGTGGAGAAGCTGGAGGTGGTTAACAAGAAGTGGGTGCGAGTGCGTCTGCAGCAgaacagcaacagcggcagTGGCGTCTTGTGGTTCAACATCGGCAGTGTGGATAGCTTTGAGCGAAACCTGGAGGCAGCCCAGACGGAGCAGGGAACGGAGTCCATCAACTTTGTGCCCGTTATCTATCGCAACGAGGTGGAGGCCGCCAGTCTGACGGGTCTGCTGCCCACGTTGCTCATCATAGGCTTCCTGGTCTATATGATGCGGAAGTCCGCCGATATGATGGGTGGAGGCCGTGGCCGCAAGGGTGGTGGTCTTTTTGGTGGCGTCATGCAGTCCACCGCCAAGCTAACCAATCCCAATGAGATTGGTGTGGGTTTCAA GGACGTTGCCGGTTGCGAGGAGGCTAAAATCGAAATCATGGAGTTCGTTAACTTCCTGAAGAACCCGCAGCAGTATATCGATTTAGGCGCCAAGATACCAAAGGGTGCCATGCTAACTGGCCCACCCGGAACGGGTAAAACGCTACTGGCCAAGGCTACCGCCGGCGAGGCGAATGTACCGTTTATTACCGTGTCGGGATCCGAGTTCCTCGAGATGTTTGTGGGCGTGGGACCTTCTCGTGTCCGCGACATGTTCGCCATGGCCCGAAAGCATGCTCCCTGCATCCTCTTCATCGACGAAATCGACGCTGTGGGTCGCAAACGTGGTGGAAAGACCTTCGGTGGCCACTCGGAGCAAGAGAATACCCTTAACCAGCTTCTGGTGGAAATGGATGGCTTCAATACCACTACGAATGTGGTCGTACTGGCCGCCACTAATCGTGTGGATATTCTCGACAAGGCTCTCATGCGACCAGGTCGTTTCGATCGGCAGATTTATGTACCAGCACCTGATATTAAGGGCAGGGCGAGCATCTTTAAGGTGCATCTGGGTAACCTGAAGACGTCGCTGGACAAGAACGAGCTGAGCAGGAAAATGGCTGCACTGACACCAGGCTTCACAGGCGCTGACATCGCGAATGTGTGCAACGAAGCTGCTTTGATTGCCGCCCGTGACTCCAAGGATTCGATTGTACTCAAGCACTTCGAGCAGGCCATTGAGCGTGTTATCGCTGGCATGGAGAAGAAGACCAATGTTTTGGCGCCGGAGGAAAAGCGAACGGTGGCACACCACGAGGCTGGCCATGCGGTGGCCGGTTGGTTCCTGGAGCACGCAGATCCTCTGCTGAAGGTCTCGATTATACCACGCGGCAAGGGTCTGGGCTACGCCCAGTATCTGCCCAAGGATCACTACTTGCTGTCCAAGGAGCAGTTGTTCGATCGCATGTGCATGACGCTCGGTGGCCGTGTGGCCGAAGAGCTGTTCTTTAATCGCATTACCACTGGTGCTCAGGATGATCTGAAGAAGATCACCGATATTGCCTACTCCCAGGTGGTGCGTTTCGGCATGAACGAGAAGGTCGGGCAGGTCAGCTTCGATGTGGGCCAGGCCGGTGATCCCGTTTTCAGCAAGCCCTACTCGGAGGACACAGCGCAGCTGATCGACAACGAGGTGAGGTCGATTATCAAATGTGCCCACGAGGCCACCACTAGTCTGCTGACCAAGCACAAGGAGAATGTTCAAAAAGTGGCGGAAAGACTGCTCCAAAACGAAGTGCTCAGCCGTGATGATATGATTGAGCTGCTGGGCCCACGACCCTTCAAAGAGAAGTCAACCTACGAGGAGTTCGTCGAGGGAACCGGCTCCTTCGAGGAGGACACCACTCTGCCCGAAGGCCTCAAGAGCTGGAACAAGGAAAAGGAACGAACGGAGCCTCTGGACGCTGGCAGCACGCCAACATCGCCGCCCACCAAGCCCGTAACTGCCCAGAGCAGTTAG
- the LOC6606058 gene encoding uncharacterized protein LOC6606058 isoform X2, which translates to MEEAQVGKQVRLQDLPADVLHMVMGHLDLYHHKLLRETSEELKQISTAYILHHHKAYEVAHSEGLSEEQSSAKRIMLQVLRTAISYFSDEDSESYVAISLLHFHSKEAVFYNEADHLGKFLVHFLILNEQAFNVFSAERLKLKRLHYTMAIFGLLRDPGIRQDLLALERGGRIEPHLHRCH; encoded by the exons ATGGAGGAGGCTCAAGTGGGTAAACAAGTTCGATTGCAGGACTTGCCGGCTGATGTGCTGCATATGGTCATGGGCCATTTGGACCTATATCACCACAAGTTGCTGCGGGAAACTTCGGAGGAACTGAAGCAGATCAGCACGGCGTACATACTGCATCATCACAAGGCCTACGAGGTGGCCCATTCGGAAGGACTCTCGGAGGAGCAGAGTAGCGCGAAAAGGATCATGCTGCAG GTCCTGCGCACGGCTATTAGCTACTTTTCCGACGAGGACAGTGAATCCTACGTGGCCATCAGTCTACTGCACTTTCACTCTAAGGAGGCCGTTTTTTATAATGAAGCTGACCATCTGGGCAAGTTCCTTGTCCATTTCCTGATCCTCAATGAGCAAGCCTTCAACGTATTCAGTGCTGAGAGACTGAAACTTAAGCGCCTCCATTACACAATGGCAATTTTCGGCCTATTGCGA GATCCTGGGATTCGGCAAGACCTTTTGGCACTGGAACGTGGAGGTCGAATTGAGCCACACCTTCATCGGTGTCATTGA